Proteins encoded in a region of the Vitis riparia cultivar Riparia Gloire de Montpellier isolate 1030 chromosome 7, EGFV_Vit.rip_1.0, whole genome shotgun sequence genome:
- the LOC117917747 gene encoding putative SERF-like protein: MSRGNQRDRDRERAQARSGHKSKQGKDDGLTPEQRRERDAKALQEKAARKAAQAASGGGNDNGGRKAVKK; the protein is encoded by the exons ATGAGTC GCGGAAACCAAAGAGATCGCGATCGAGAAAGGGCTCAAGCAAGGAGCGGCCACAAGTCAAAGCAGGGTAAAGACGATGGATTGACCCCAGAGCAACGCCGAGAAAG gGATGCCAAAGCTCTTCAGGAGAAGGCCGCTAGAAAAGCTGCACAAGCTGCATCGGGAGGAGGGAATGATAATGGAGGACGTAAAGCAGTTAAAAAGTAA